In a single window of the Anaerocolumna cellulosilytica genome:
- a CDS encoding chorion class high-cysteine HCB protein 13, which yields MSDLAATNCGIGCGGGNNSAWILIILLFCCGGNNGGLFGGGGCGCGGNDGCGSIIWIILILCLCGGGF from the coding sequence ATGAGTGATTTAGCAGCAACAAACTGTGGCATTGGCTGCGGTGGAGGAAATAACAGCGCATGGATTCTTATTATTCTTTTATTCTGTTGTGGAGGTAACAACGGCGGATTATTCGGCGGTGGCGGATGTGGTTGCGGCGGCAACGACGGATGCGGTTCCATTATTTGGATCATCTTAATCCTTTGCTTATGCGGTGGCGGTTTCTAG
- a CDS encoding transposase: MQINKNTNDNYTVRQLKLPLEIEKLINISDPVYTFCEVMDHIDLSKYFVEKGYRTGRPRCDEQKLLKVILFAFMEHGISSLREIEKLCRNDIRYLYLLDEMKAPSFATFGNLIRNELTDSIEQIFIDLNSYIFEKEHVDLEHTYIDGTKMEANANRYTWVWKKSCTKNRGKVYEKISTLIDAMNQEVLGYFGVKLDKRDEYAVEYVSELLEMYKNATNLVESTFVSGCGHRKSLPQKQYQELEGYLERLKTYAHHIEVCGDERNSYSKTDHDATFMRIKRDYMGNDQLLPAYNLQTAVCDEYIAVVDVKPYASDMECFVPLMEKFNEIYGHYPKYPVADAGYGSYNNYLYCEEHGMEKYMKFTMFKKETSDKKYHENPYRAVNFKRDENGNLICPNGKTFHFKSKQHVYKNKYSRTEEIYECKSCEGCQFKNDCCPKASKNRTIRMNQELTSIHQEVMTNLESIHGALLRMNRSIQAEGTFGILKWNKSYKRLFRRGEKNAILELTLISCGFNLYKYHNKKQRNKLAA, translated from the coding sequence ATGCAAATAAATAAAAACACCAATGATAATTATACAGTACGTCAGCTGAAATTACCATTGGAAATCGAAAAATTAATTAATATATCTGATCCAGTATACACGTTCTGTGAGGTGATGGATCACATCGACCTATCAAAATATTTTGTAGAGAAAGGCTACAGAACAGGTCGTCCAAGATGTGATGAACAGAAACTCCTTAAAGTGATACTCTTTGCCTTCATGGAGCACGGAATTAGTTCTCTGCGTGAAATAGAAAAACTCTGTAGGAATGATATACGATACCTGTATCTTCTTGATGAGATGAAGGCTCCTTCTTTTGCGACCTTTGGCAATCTTATACGCAATGAACTAACAGATTCCATAGAACAGATTTTTATTGACTTAAACAGTTACATTTTTGAAAAGGAGCATGTGGACCTGGAGCATACTTACATAGATGGAACAAAAATGGAAGCGAATGCCAACCGATATACCTGGGTATGGAAAAAGTCTTGTACAAAAAACCGAGGAAAGGTTTATGAAAAGATATCCACGCTAATTGATGCAATGAACCAGGAAGTATTAGGATATTTCGGTGTAAAACTTGATAAGAGAGATGAGTATGCTGTCGAATATGTATCTGAACTCTTGGAAATGTACAAGAATGCAACAAATCTGGTGGAATCCACGTTTGTATCTGGTTGTGGTCATAGAAAAAGCCTTCCGCAAAAACAATATCAGGAATTAGAGGGGTATCTAGAACGATTAAAGACATATGCACATCATATAGAAGTTTGTGGCGATGAAAGAAACAGTTATTCCAAAACCGATCACGATGCCACTTTTATGCGCATAAAACGGGATTATATGGGGAATGATCAGCTTCTCCCAGCGTACAATCTACAGACCGCTGTCTGTGATGAATATATAGCGGTAGTTGATGTAAAACCATATGCATCAGATATGGAATGCTTTGTTCCTTTGATGGAAAAATTCAATGAAATCTATGGTCATTATCCAAAGTATCCAGTTGCAGATGCAGGCTATGGTTCCTATAATAACTATCTTTACTGTGAAGAGCATGGGATGGAAAAATATATGAAATTTACCATGTTCAAAAAAGAAACATCCGATAAGAAGTATCATGAAAATCCATATCGCGCAGTCAACTTTAAAAGAGACGAGAATGGAAATTTAATATGCCCAAATGGAAAGACTTTTCACTTTAAAAGCAAACAACATGTCTATAAAAACAAATACAGCAGAACCGAAGAAATCTATGAATGCAAATCATGTGAAGGCTGCCAGTTTAAAAACGATTGTTGTCCTAAGGCAAGCAAAAATAGAACTATTCGAATGAATCAGGAATTAACATCAATACATCAAGAGGTAATGACAAATCTTGAATCAATACATGGCGCACTGTTGAGAATGAATCGTAGTATTCAAGCGGAAGGAACCTTTGGTATTTTAAAATGGAATAAATCCTACAAAAGATTATTTCGAAGAGGTGAGAAAAACGCAATTCTTGAACTCACACTGATTTCTTGTGGTTTTAATCTTTATAAATATCATAATAAAAAACAGAGAAACAAGTTGGCTGCTTAA
- the aroC gene encoding chorismate synthase: protein MSGSVYGNIFRISTWGESHGKGIGVVVDGCPAGLTLNEEIIQDYLDRRKPGQTKYATPRKESDSVEILSGVFEQKTTGAPISMVVMNTNQQSADYSEIAGYYRPGHADYTFDQKYGFRDYRGGGRSSGRETIGRVAAGAVAVSILKQLGVDVCAYTRSIGSVSIEYKNCDRKNILLSPMAMPDLKASLKAEHYLDQKMQEQDSAGGVIECIITGLPAGIGEPVFEKLDANLAKAVLSMGAIKGIEFGSGFLAAEMSGGEHNDNFRYDNDGNVTKLTNHAGGILGGMSDGSEIIFRAAVKPTPSISKTQRTINKTGENIDINVKGRHDPIIVPRAVVVVEAMTALTLVDMLFMSMTSRMDNLVHFFHK, encoded by the coding sequence ATGTCCGGTTCCGTATATGGAAATATTTTTAGGATTTCTACCTGGGGTGAATCCCATGGTAAAGGTATTGGTGTTGTAGTGGACGGCTGTCCCGCAGGTTTAACGCTGAATGAAGAAATTATCCAGGACTATTTAGACCGCAGGAAACCAGGTCAAACTAAATATGCAACACCCAGAAAAGAAAGTGATAGTGTTGAAATTTTATCCGGCGTATTTGAGCAAAAGACCACCGGCGCCCCCATATCAATGGTAGTTATGAATACCAATCAACAATCAGCGGATTACTCTGAGATTGCAGGTTATTACCGTCCAGGACATGCTGATTATACCTTTGACCAAAAGTATGGTTTCAGGGATTACAGAGGCGGTGGACGTTCCTCCGGTCGAGAAACTATAGGCCGGGTAGCTGCCGGTGCTGTGGCTGTCTCCATTCTGAAACAATTAGGTGTCGACGTTTGTGCCTACACTAGATCAATTGGTTCTGTCAGCATCGAGTATAAGAATTGTGATAGAAAAAATATCCTATTAAGTCCTATGGCAATGCCTGATTTAAAAGCTTCTCTTAAGGCAGAGCATTATCTGGATCAAAAGATGCAGGAACAGGACTCAGCCGGAGGGGTAATTGAATGTATTATAACCGGATTACCAGCCGGTATAGGAGAGCCTGTTTTTGAGAAGCTGGATGCCAATCTGGCAAAAGCCGTTCTATCCATGGGTGCCATAAAAGGTATCGAATTCGGTTCCGGTTTTTTGGCTGCTGAGATGTCTGGTGGCGAGCATAATGATAATTTCCGTTATGACAATGATGGCAATGTTACAAAACTTACGAACCATGCCGGAGGCATACTAGGTGGTATGAGCGATGGATCAGAGATTATATTCCGTGCTGCCGTTAAGCCTACTCCTTCTATCTCAAAAACGCAGCGCACCATAAATAAAACAGGAGAAAATATCGATATTAATGTAAAAGGACGCCATGACCCCATCATTGTCCCCAGAGCAGTTGTTGTTGTTGAAGCCATGACAGCATTAACCTTAGTGGATATGTTATTTATGAGTATGACCTCCAGAATGGATAATCTGGTTCATTTTTTTCATAAATAA
- a CDS encoding helix-turn-helix domain-containing protein, translating to MKIGEKLKELRVQKSLTQEELADRAELSKGFISQLERDLTSPSIATLVDILQCLGTNLEEFFTNTSPEQVVFKKTDYFEKYDNELKNKIKWIIPNAQKNMLEPILLTLDPGGSTYPDNPHEGEEFGYILNGSINLHLGNKIYKAKKGESFYFKAGKEHYITASDKQGATLLWISTPPNF from the coding sequence ATGAAAATCGGTGAAAAGCTAAAGGAACTACGTGTACAAAAAAGTTTGACGCAGGAGGAGCTTGCTGACCGAGCTGAGTTATCCAAGGGTTTTATATCCCAATTGGAAAGGGACTTAACTTCTCCTTCTATAGCTACTTTAGTTGATATTCTGCAATGTCTGGGTACTAACCTGGAAGAATTTTTTACGAATACTTCTCCCGAACAGGTGGTTTTTAAAAAGACAGATTATTTTGAAAAATACGACAACGAACTGAAAAATAAAATTAAATGGATCATTCCTAATGCTCAGAAGAATATGTTAGAGCCTATTCTTTTGACCCTCGACCCGGGTGGTTCTACTTATCCTGATAATCCTCATGAAGGGGAAGAATTCGGATATATACTTAATGGAAGTATTAATCTTCATCTGGGCAACAAAATATACAAAGCTAAAAAAGGGGAGTCTTTTTACTTTAAAGCAGGAAAAGAACATTATATTACTGCCTCGGATAAGCAAGGTGCTACCCTATTATGGATTTCTACACCTCCGAACTTTTAA
- a CDS encoding ABC transporter ATP-binding protein: MAGSKLIDLIDITKKYDDNTVLDSLNLYIRENEFLTLLGPSGCGKTTTLRIIGGFENPDAGKVIFDGKDITNLAPNERQLNTVFQKYALFTHMTIADNIAFGLKIKKKSRDYIKDKIKYALKLVNLEGFENRTPESLSGGQQQRIAIARAIVNEPKVLLLDEPLGALDLKLRQDMQYELIRLKNELGITFIYVTHDQEEALTMSDTIVVMNQGYIQQVGTPEIIYNEPKNAFVADFIGESNILPATMVEDKLVHILGTNFPCVDVGFGKNQPVDVVIRPEDIDLVKPEEGLLKGRVTSLIFKGVHYEMDVMANGHEWLVHSTDLCPVGTEVGIYVNPFDIQIMNKPESEDEEAVNIDET, translated from the coding sequence ATGGCTGGCAGTAAACTGATTGATTTAATAGATATAACAAAGAAATACGATGATAATACGGTTCTTGATTCTCTGAACCTTTATATCAGAGAAAATGAATTTTTAACCTTATTAGGTCCAAGTGGCTGTGGTAAAACTACTACTTTGCGAATTATCGGCGGATTTGAGAATCCGGATGCAGGCAAGGTAATCTTTGACGGCAAGGATATTACGAATCTCGCCCCAAATGAAAGACAATTAAACACGGTCTTCCAAAAGTATGCATTATTTACACATATGACAATTGCCGATAACATAGCCTTCGGTTTAAAAATTAAGAAGAAAAGCAGAGACTATATTAAAGATAAAATTAAATATGCTCTTAAGCTCGTAAATCTGGAGGGATTTGAAAACAGAACACCTGAATCTCTAAGCGGTGGACAACAACAGCGTATTGCAATTGCACGTGCAATTGTAAATGAACCAAAGGTGCTGCTGCTGGATGAACCTTTAGGCGCTCTGGATTTAAAGCTCAGACAGGATATGCAGTATGAATTAATCCGTTTAAAGAATGAACTTGGAATTACCTTTATCTATGTTACACACGACCAGGAAGAAGCTCTGACCATGTCTGACACTATTGTGGTCATGAATCAAGGTTATATTCAGCAGGTAGGAACGCCTGAGATAATCTACAACGAGCCAAAGAATGCATTTGTTGCCGACTTTATAGGTGAAAGTAATATATTACCGGCTACTATGGTTGAAGACAAATTAGTTCATATTTTAGGAACTAATTTCCCATGTGTTGATGTGGGTTTTGGAAAGAACCAGCCGGTAGATGTCGTAATTCGCCCTGAAGATATTGATTTAGTGAAACCGGAAGAAGGACTGTTAAAGGGACGTGTTACCTCACTCATCTTTAAAGGTGTTCACTACGAAATGGATGTTATGGCAAACGGTCATGAATGGCTGGTACACAGTACAGATCTCTGTCCGGTTGGTACTGAAGTTGGAATCTATGTAAATCCCTTTGATATACAGATTATGAATAAACCGGAATCTGAGGATGAGGAGGCAGTGAATATCGATGAAACTTAA
- a CDS encoding ABC transporter permease produces the protein MKLKKWMSFPYILWMAMFIIIPLFIIIYYGFTAKGGGITFDNLRLIMDPINRRALWLSLCLSIVSTIICLILAYPLALILHSMKLKNNSIIVMIFILPMWMNFLLRTLAWQNILEKTGVINTVLNFFHLPTLNIINTPSAIVFGMVYNFLPFMILPIYNVLIKISEDTTNAARDLGANSVQTFIKIILPLSLPGVISGITMVFVPSLTTFVISDILGGSKVVLIGNVIEQQFKTINNWHTGSGLSLVLMLFILISMAILAKYDKESEGKNVW, from the coding sequence ATGAAACTTAAGAAATGGATGTCCTTTCCTTACATTTTATGGATGGCAATGTTTATCATAATTCCACTGTTTATTATAATCTATTACGGCTTTACGGCAAAAGGCGGCGGTATTACCTTTGATAATCTACGCCTTATTATGGATCCGATTAACCGAAGAGCACTATGGCTTTCCTTATGTTTATCCATAGTAAGCACTATTATTTGTTTAATCCTGGCCTATCCGCTGGCTTTGATATTACACAGTATGAAGCTTAAGAATAATTCTATTATAGTAATGATATTTATCTTGCCTATGTGGATGAATTTTTTACTTCGTACTCTTGCCTGGCAGAATATTTTAGAAAAAACTGGTGTAATTAATACCGTATTAAATTTCTTCCATCTGCCTACATTGAATATAATAAACACTCCATCTGCCATTGTATTTGGTATGGTATATAATTTTTTACCTTTTATGATACTTCCCATTTACAATGTACTTATTAAAATAAGTGAAGATACCACCAATGCAGCCAGGGATTTAGGTGCCAATTCTGTTCAGACCTTTATTAAAATTATACTTCCCTTAAGCCTTCCCGGTGTAATCAGCGGCATAACCATGGTATTTGTACCTTCTCTGACCACCTTTGTTATCTCTGATATCCTTGGCGGAAGCAAGGTCGTTTTAATCGGAAACGTAATTGAACAACAATTTAAAACAATTAACAACTGGCATACCGGTTCAGGACTTTCTCTGGTACTCATGCTGTTTATTCTAATCAGCATGGCAATCCTGGCTAAATATGATAAAGAATCGGAGGGTAAAAACGTATGGTAA
- a CDS encoding ABC transporter permease, which translates to MVKKFLQKAYLAIILLFLYAPILILIILSFNKSKSRSKWGGFTLDWYVKLFQNDDIMNALYTTLLIAFLSALIATIIGTAASLAMNNMKKVPRTVLMGITNIPMLNADIVTGISLMLLFVALNYTLGFSSVLMAHITFNIPYVILSVMPKLKQLNKNTYEAALDLGASKSYAFFKVVFPDLFPGILSGFLLAFTMSLDDFVITHFTKGAAVNTLSTKIYTEVRKGIKPEMYALSTLLFLSVIILLVFINRRKDKTALIQGR; encoded by the coding sequence ATGGTAAAAAAATTCCTGCAAAAAGCTTACCTAGCTATTATCTTATTATTTTTATACGCTCCTATTCTGATTTTAATTATATTATCCTTTAATAAGTCAAAATCCCGTTCCAAATGGGGCGGTTTTACCCTTGACTGGTATGTAAAGCTCTTTCAAAATGATGATATAATGAATGCCTTATATACTACCTTATTAATCGCATTTTTATCGGCATTGATAGCCACCATAATAGGAACCGCTGCCTCTCTGGCCATGAACAATATGAAAAAGGTTCCCAGAACTGTATTAATGGGCATTACGAATATACCTATGCTAAATGCTGATATTGTAACTGGTATCTCTTTAATGCTTTTATTTGTGGCACTAAATTACACCTTGGGTTTTTCCAGTGTTTTAATGGCCCACATTACCTTTAATATCCCTTATGTCATCCTGAGTGTCATGCCTAAATTAAAACAGCTCAACAAAAATACCTATGAGGCCGCATTGGACTTAGGTGCCTCCAAAAGCTATGCATTTTTTAAAGTTGTATTCCCTGATTTATTTCCGGGGATTCTTTCAGGCTTTTTATTAGCTTTTACAATGTCTTTGGATGACTTTGTTATCACCCATTTTACAAAAGGTGCTGCGGTGAATACCTTGTCAACTAAAATTTATACTGAGGTAAGAAAGGGTATTAAACCTGAAATGTATGCCCTATCTACTCTCCTCTTTCTCTCCGTTATTATACTTCTGGTATTTATTAACAGAAGGAAGGATAAAACCGCCTTAATACAAGGAAGGTAA
- a CDS encoding ABC transporter substrate-binding protein: protein MRKKIAALLLASVCAFSLVGCQKSDQPTLYVYNWGEYIDPDVIDLFEDETGIKVEYNEFVQNEDMYPVIQTGSVKYDVVCPSDYMIQKMIQEDMLAEINYENVPNISNIDSLYLKSAEEFDPGNKYSVPYCWGTVGILYNKTMINTKIDSWDALFDKDFIEANGYSGDILMIDSVRDALGIALTYLGYPINSADEAQLEEAKQLLQEQFPMVDAYVVDQVRDKMIGGDNPIGVIYSGEAIFTQRENADLEYVVPKEGSNVWIDGWVIPKNAQNKEYAEKWINFMCDPEIALKNFEYITYSTPNAAARDLIEDADIKNSTIAFPEASVLERCSTYQYLGEDMDALYLQKWNEVKSN, encoded by the coding sequence ATGAGAAAAAAAATTGCTGCCCTGTTACTTGCATCTGTTTGTGCTTTCAGCCTTGTCGGATGTCAGAAAAGTGACCAGCCAACCTTATATGTATATAACTGGGGGGAATATATTGACCCCGATGTTATTGATTTATTTGAAGATGAAACTGGTATTAAAGTTGAATATAATGAATTTGTTCAGAACGAAGATATGTATCCGGTAATTCAAACCGGTTCTGTAAAATACGATGTTGTATGTCCGTCAGATTATATGATTCAGAAGATGATACAAGAAGACATGTTAGCAGAAATCAATTATGAGAATGTACCAAATATATCTAACATTGATTCTTTATATTTAAAGAGTGCTGAAGAATTCGATCCCGGTAATAAATATAGTGTACCTTATTGCTGGGGAACCGTAGGTATACTTTACAACAAAACCATGATAAATACTAAAATTGATAGCTGGGATGCATTATTTGATAAGGATTTTATTGAAGCTAACGGTTATTCAGGAGATATCCTTATGATTGATAGTGTCCGAGATGCACTAGGTATTGCACTTACTTATCTGGGCTATCCCATTAATAGCGCCGATGAAGCACAATTAGAGGAAGCAAAACAGCTTTTACAAGAACAGTTTCCTATGGTAGATGCTTATGTAGTGGATCAGGTTCGAGATAAAATGATTGGCGGAGATAACCCAATCGGCGTTATATACTCCGGCGAGGCTATCTTTACCCAAAGAGAAAATGCTGACCTTGAATATGTCGTACCGAAAGAAGGCTCCAATGTATGGATTGACGGTTGGGTTATTCCTAAAAACGCGCAAAATAAAGAATACGCTGAAAAATGGATTAACTTTATGTGTGATCCTGAAATTGCATTAAAAAACTTTGAGTATATTACCTACTCCACTCCTAATGCCGCTGCAAGAGATTTAATAGAGGATGCAGACATTAAAAACAGTACTATAGCTTTTCCTGAAGCTTCTGTTTTGGAAAGATGCTCCACCTATCAATATCTGGGTGAAGATATGGATGCACTATACCTTCAAAAATGGAATGAAGTAAAATCCAATTAA
- a CDS encoding D-2-hydroxyacid dehydrogenase — MKIVFLETDTLGDDVDLNIFDEFGEVIKYNKSEPDKNAERAKDADILIVNKVPMNERTLKEAINLKLICITGTGTNIVDFPYTNERNIAVANVKGYSTQSVVQHTFALFFYLYEKLAFYDDFVKSGDYVKSDIFSRFDPKFNELHGKTWGIIGLGEIGKNVANIASTFGCQVQYYSTSGKNIDNTVKQVDFDTLLSSSDIVSIHAPLNERTENLIDASALKKMKSSAILLNLGRGPIVNEEDLADALDNGEIAAAGLDVIKVEPMAADNPLLRIKDSTKLLITPHIAWATIEARQRCVKEVHENVKAFLNQEARNIVKQ; from the coding sequence ATGAAAATAGTATTTTTAGAAACAGATACACTAGGAGATGATGTTGATTTAAATATATTCGATGAATTTGGTGAAGTCATTAAGTATAACAAATCTGAACCGGATAAGAATGCAGAGAGGGCAAAGGATGCAGATATACTTATTGTAAACAAGGTTCCCATGAATGAAAGAACACTGAAAGAGGCTATCAATTTAAAGCTTATCTGTATTACAGGAACAGGAACTAATATTGTTGATTTTCCTTATACCAATGAAAGGAATATAGCCGTAGCTAATGTAAAGGGTTATTCAACCCAGTCAGTAGTACAGCATACCTTTGCACTGTTTTTCTATCTTTATGAAAAGCTTGCTTTTTATGATGATTTCGTAAAAAGCGGTGATTATGTTAAAAGCGATATATTCAGCAGGTTTGATCCTAAATTCAATGAATTACACGGAAAGACATGGGGGATCATAGGGCTTGGTGAGATTGGTAAGAATGTAGCTAATATAGCATCAACTTTTGGGTGTCAGGTTCAGTATTACTCCACCTCAGGAAAAAATATAGACAATACCGTCAAACAAGTGGATTTTGATACATTGTTAAGCAGTTCTGATATAGTTTCAATTCATGCACCTTTGAATGAACGGACAGAGAACTTAATAGATGCCTCAGCCCTTAAAAAAATGAAGAGTTCAGCTATCCTATTAAATCTTGGTAGAGGGCCTATCGTAAATGAAGAGGATTTAGCTGACGCTTTGGACAATGGCGAAATAGCCGCTGCCGGGCTGGACGTAATAAAAGTAGAACCTATGGCAGCTGATAATCCTCTGTTACGTATTAAGGACAGTACCAAATTACTGATAACGCCGCATATTGCATGGGCTACCATTGAAGCCAGACAGCGCTGCGTAAAAGAAGTGCATGAAAATGTCAAAGCTTTTTTAAATCAGGAAGCACGTAATATAGTGAAGCAATAA
- the trpS gene encoding tryptophan--tRNA ligase, with protein MLDGKKSLFSGMQATGNLTLGNYMGALKNWVAMEEEYQCFYCVVDLHSITVRQDPAELRRRARALLTLYIAAGLDPVKNCIYYQSHVSGHAELSWILNCFTYMGELSRMTQFKDKSAKHADNINAGLFTYPVLMAADILLFQADVVPVGVDQKQHLEITRDIAERFNNIYGDVFTIPEPYIGKVGAKIMSLQEPEKKMSKSDENVNASIYLTDDPDTVIRKFKRAVTDSENQIIYSDDKPGIKNLIDIYSIAANKTVDEVVREFDGKGYGDFKMAVGEAVVSVLKPIQEKITELNKDKAYIDGIIKANGEKANYYATKTLRKVQKKVGFPERIR; from the coding sequence ATGTTGGATGGAAAAAAATCTTTATTCAGCGGAATGCAGGCTACAGGAAACCTTACTTTAGGAAATTACATGGGAGCATTAAAAAACTGGGTTGCCATGGAGGAAGAATATCAGTGCTTTTATTGTGTAGTTGACCTTCATTCTATTACAGTTCGTCAGGACCCAGCCGAACTTAGAAGGAGAGCGAGAGCCCTACTTACCTTATATATAGCGGCAGGACTTGATCCGGTAAAAAACTGTATATACTATCAGTCTCATGTATCCGGCCATGCAGAACTTAGCTGGATATTAAACTGCTTTACTTATATGGGTGAGCTTAGTCGTATGACACAATTTAAGGATAAGTCAGCCAAACATGCAGACAATATTAATGCCGGTTTGTTTACGTATCCTGTGTTAATGGCCGCCGATATATTATTATTTCAGGCTGACGTAGTTCCTGTCGGTGTAGACCAAAAGCAGCATCTAGAGATCACCAGAGATATCGCAGAACGGTTTAATAATATATATGGTGATGTATTTACCATACCTGAACCTTATATCGGAAAGGTTGGAGCAAAGATTATGAGTCTACAGGAACCGGAGAAGAAGATGTCTAAATCCGACGAGAATGTTAATGCAAGTATTTATCTGACAGATGATCCGGATACCGTTATTCGTAAATTTAAACGTGCTGTAACGGATTCTGAAAATCAGATAATTTATTCTGATGATAAGCCGGGCATTAAGAATTTAATTGATATATATAGTATAGCCGCTAATAAAACGGTCGATGAAGTGGTGAGAGAATTTGACGGCAAAGGCTATGGTGATTTTAAAATGGCTGTTGGTGAGGCTGTCGTATCCGTGCTAAAACCTATTCAGGAAAAAATTACTGAGCTAAATAAAGATAAAGCATATATTGATGGTATTATTAAGGCAAATGGAGAAAAAGCTAACTATTATGCCACCAAAACTTTGCGTAAGGTTCAAAAAAAGGTAGGATTCCCGGAAAGAATCCGATAA
- a CDS encoding HAD family hydrolase: MTDSIIFDLDGTLWDATDGAAVIWTEVASKYPQVTDKITADKLKSLYGLVLEEIAVKLLPSASRETALAIMRESVIRQCPYLEEKGGILFNGLVETLTDLKKKYKLYIVSNCEEGYIQCFLKAHKLGEFFEDFEYPGRTGRLKAENIRMVMERNSLKNPVYVGDTNGDATAAKKAGIPFIYARYGFGEVAEYERSIDSIKELPALLI, from the coding sequence ATGACAGACAGTATTATATTCGACCTTGATGGTACCCTTTGGGATGCTACGGACGGAGCTGCAGTTATCTGGACAGAGGTTGCATCAAAGTATCCGCAGGTTACTGATAAAATCACTGCGGATAAGTTAAAGAGTCTCTATGGTCTTGTGCTGGAGGAAATAGCGGTTAAATTACTTCCAAGTGCATCAAGAGAAACAGCACTTGCTATTATGAGGGAAAGTGTTATCAGACAGTGTCCTTATTTGGAGGAGAAGGGGGGCATATTATTTAATGGCTTGGTGGAAACGCTGACTGATTTAAAGAAAAAGTATAAATTATATATTGTAAGTAACTGTGAAGAGGGATATATACAATGCTTTTTAAAAGCACATAAGTTGGGAGAGTTTTTCGAAGATTTTGAGTATCCTGGAAGAACAGGACGTTTAAAAGCTGAGAATATCCGAATGGTTATGGAACGGAATAGCTTAAAGAATCCGGTTTATGTAGGAGATACGAACGGAGATGCTACAGCAGCTAAAAAGGCTGGAATTCCTTTTATTTATGCCAGATACGGTTTTGGAGAAGTGGCGGAATATGAACGTAGTATAGACTCTATTAAGGAATTGCCTGCATTGCTGATATAA
- a CDS encoding S-ribosylhomocysteine lyase gives MEQIASFTIDHIKLLPGVYVSRKDKVGDHTLTTFDIRMTRPNFEPVMNTAEMHTIEHLAATFLRNHADFGNKTIYFGPMGCRTGFYLILAGDYQSKEIIPLLREMFEFVRDFEGEVPGAAAINCGNYLDMNLNMAKYLANKFLKEILTDIDASHLVYPE, from the coding sequence ATGGAACAAATTGCAAGTTTTACTATCGACCACATAAAATTACTTCCCGGTGTATATGTATCCCGTAAGGATAAGGTTGGCGACCATACTCTTACCACCTTTGATATCCGTATGACCAGACCAAACTTTGAGCCGGTTATGAATACGGCTGAGATGCACACTATTGAACATCTTGCAGCTACATTTTTAAGGAATCATGCAGATTTTGGCAATAAGACCATTTATTTTGGCCCTATGGGCTGCAGAACCGGTTTTTATTTAATACTTGCAGGTGATTACCAATCAAAGGAAATTATCCCTCTACTGAGGGAGATGTTTGAATTTGTTAGGGATTTTGAAGGAGAAGTACCAGGCGCAGCTGCTATAAACTGCGGCAATTACCTGGATATGAATCTGAATATGGCAAAATACCTGGCAAACAAATTTTTAAAAGAAATCTTAACAGATATTGATGCTTCTCATCTAGTATATCCGGAATAA